The Methanosphaera stadtmanae DSM 3091 genome includes a window with the following:
- a CDS encoding DUF2284 domain-containing protein → MSNIEYEVKRQRKTLTTKEFYDRFSNFEVVQGYCRGCSRYNTNYSCSPLDIDIQNYIESYDYIDIVITQLFFNKEDYQAIYSPDELNDILNNTFFIEKKKTVDILLDEEKKYVKSECITGPCNYCRSDCKKEYDECIHPEIRRYSLASLGIDSAKILKDLFNIDLILIEGKLPKYLNNVSSILYSK, encoded by the coding sequence ATGAGTAACATTGAATATGAAGTTAAAAGACAACGTAAAACTCTTACTACCAAGGAATTTTATGATAGATTTTCAAACTTTGAAGTAGTTCAAGGTTACTGTAGAGGATGTTCAAGATATAATACTAATTATTCTTGTTCTCCACTAGATATAGATATTCAAAATTATATTGAAAGTTATGATTACATAGATATCGTTATAACCCAGTTGTTTTTCAATAAAGAAGATTATCAAGCTATTTATAGTCCTGATGAATTAAATGATATTTTAAATAACACATTTTTTATAGAAAAGAAAAAGACTGTAGATATACTTTTAGATGAAGAAAAAAAGTATGTAAAATCAGAATGTATCACTGGTCCATGTAATTATTGTAGAAGTGATTGTAAAAAAGAGTATGATGAATGTATTCATCCTGAAATAAGACGTTACTCCTTAGCATCACTTGGAATAGATAGTGCTAAAATATTAAAAGATTTATTTAATATTGATTTAATATTAATTGAAGGTAAACTTCCAAAATATCTAAATAATGTTTCATCAATATTATACTCAAAATAA
- the oadA gene encoding sodium-extruding oxaloacetate decarboxylase subunit alpha, with product MAKVKIIETALRDAHQSLIATRMRTADMVPIIEDMDKVGYFSLEAWGGATFDTCIRFLNEDPWERLRIFKEHLNKTPIQMLLRGQNLVGYKHYADDVVKAFVEKSYENGVDIFRIFDALNDSRNMKMSIKTAKDQGAYVQGTISYTISPVHTIEKYVEFAKELAAMDCDAITIKDMAGLITPDVAGKLVTALKDEVDLDVNLHSHCTSGMTLMSYEAAIEAGVDMLDTAISPFSGGTAQPPTESVVAALVGTEYDTGIDLKALSKIKDYFAELNEKYAALFDPLASKVDTDVLMYQVPGGMLSNLVSQLKQQSAIDKYEDVLKEIPKVRKDLGYPPLVTPTSQIVGVQSVMNVLSGERYGNITKEVKEYLKGAYGRAPAEINQELYKKANGDEEPITCRPADLIEPELEEAKEKIESEGLIKKDEDLLTYVLYPTIGEKFLKGEAVVEEIPEPKVEYSASSIPTSYDVEVDGETFSVKVLPTGYMEMEPSSKQIKTSIENGLTSSMQGMIVKLKVKIGDKVNEGDTVAVLEAMKMENDVKADRSGQISEIFINEGDTVEKDDVLMVID from the coding sequence ATGGCAAAAGTGAAAATAATAGAAACTGCATTAAGAGATGCACATCAATCATTAATTGCTACTCGAATGAGAACTGCAGATATGGTTCCAATTATAGAAGATATGGATAAAGTAGGTTATTTCTCATTAGAAGCTTGGGGTGGAGCAACATTTGATACATGTATACGTTTTTTAAATGAAGATCCATGGGAAAGGCTTAGAATATTTAAAGAACATCTAAATAAAACTCCAATTCAAATGTTACTAAGAGGACAAAACTTAGTAGGTTACAAACATTATGCAGATGATGTAGTAAAAGCATTTGTTGAAAAATCTTATGAAAATGGGGTTGACATTTTCAGAATATTTGATGCATTAAATGATTCTAGAAATATGAAAATGTCCATTAAAACTGCTAAAGATCAAGGAGCATATGTTCAAGGTACAATCAGTTATACAATCAGTCCAGTTCATACAATTGAAAAATATGTTGAATTTGCAAAAGAATTAGCAGCAATGGATTGTGATGCTATAACTATAAAAGATATGGCTGGATTAATTACTCCTGATGTTGCTGGTAAATTAGTCACTGCATTAAAAGATGAAGTTGACTTAGATGTTAACTTACACAGTCATTGTACAAGTGGAATGACATTAATGAGTTATGAAGCTGCAATTGAAGCAGGAGTGGATATGTTAGATACAGCAATTTCACCATTTTCTGGAGGAACAGCACAACCACCAACAGAAAGTGTTGTGGCAGCATTAGTAGGAACAGAATATGATACAGGTATTGATTTAAAAGCATTATCTAAAATAAAAGATTACTTTGCAGAGTTAAATGAAAAATATGCTGCATTATTCGATCCATTAGCTTCTAAAGTTGATACTGATGTATTGATGTACCAGGTACCTGGAGGAATGTTATCTAACCTTGTTTCACAACTTAAACAACAAAGTGCTATTGATAAGTATGAAGATGTACTTAAAGAAATACCAAAAGTTAGAAAAGATCTAGGATATCCACCACTTGTAACACCAACAAGTCAAATTGTGGGAGTTCAATCAGTAATGAATGTATTATCTGGTGAACGTTATGGTAACATTACAAAAGAGGTAAAAGAATATCTTAAAGGAGCATATGGTAGAGCACCAGCAGAAATAAATCAAGAATTATATAAAAAAGCAAATGGTGATGAAGAACCTATCACATGTAGGCCTGCAGATCTTATAGAACCAGAACTTGAAGAAGCAAAAGAAAAAATAGAATCTGAAGGTTTAATTAAAAAAGATGAAGATCTTTTAACATATGTATTATATCCTACAATTGGTGAAAAATTCCTTAAAGGAGAAGCAGTTGTAGAAGAGATTCCAGAACCTAAAGTGGAATACAGTGCATCAAGTATTCCAACATCATATGATGTGGAAGTTGATGGGGAAACATTCAGTGTAAAAGTATTACCTACAGGTTACATGGAAATGGAGCCATCATCAAAACAAATTAAAACCTCTATAGAAAATGGTTTAACATCTTCAATGCAAGGTATGATAGTTAAACTTAAAGTAAAAATTGGGGATAAGGTAAATGAAGGAGATACAGTTGCAGTTCTAGAAGCTATGAAAATGGAAAATGATGTAAAAGCAGATAGATCTGGACAAATATCAGAAATCTTCATTAATGAAGGGGATACTGTAGAAAAAGATGATGTTTTAATGGTTATTGATTAA
- a CDS encoding 50S ribosomal protein L37e gives MKGTPSFGKRNKKNHIRCRRCGRNAYNPTKKYCASCGFGRSKRLRRYSWQNKKPVTGKRLK, from the coding sequence TTGAAAGGAACACCATCATTCGGAAAACGTAATAAGAAAAACCATATCAGATGTAGAAGATGTGGTAGAAATGCTTACAATCCAACAAAAAAATACTGTGCATCTTGTGGATTTGGAAGATCTAAAAGATTAAGAAGATACAGTTGGCAAAACAAAAAACCTGTTACAGGTAAAAGATTAAAATAG
- a CDS encoding LSm family protein, translated as MNDQKNNNNTSRPLDALGQALNSQVLIKLKGGKEFRGALQSFDMHMNLVLNDAEEIKDGESICRLGVVLVRGDNIVYISPG; from the coding sequence GTGAATGATCAAAAAAATAATAACAATACATCTAGACCATTAGATGCATTAGGTCAAGCTTTAAATTCCCAAGTTCTAATTAAACTTAAAGGTGGAAAAGAATTTAGAGGAGCTCTACAAAGTTTTGACATGCATATGAATTTAGTACTAAACGATGCTGAAGAAATAAAAGATGGTGAATCTATCTGTAGATTAGGCGTTGTTTTAGTTCGTGGAGATAACATAGTATACATATCACCAGGATAA
- a CDS encoding RNA-binding protein encodes MKIKKRNFLKNKKIKEIKEELGNYSIIIPKKAKVELLKIEDLPNILLINGEPLLMQTENKIIPTLKAVLSLEITEKYATVDMGAINFVIKGADIMSPGIVDADKTIVAGETIVIIEETHKKPIAIGTSLISGEEMIENSKGKAIENLHYVGDTIWDLKI; translated from the coding sequence TTGAAAATTAAAAAAAGAAATTTCTTGAAAAATAAAAAAATTAAAGAGATTAAAGAAGAACTAGGAAATTACAGTATAATCATTCCTAAAAAAGCAAAGGTAGAATTATTAAAAATAGAAGATTTACCAAATATTCTTTTAATAAATGGAGAACCACTTTTAATGCAGACAGAAAATAAAATAATACCAACACTTAAAGCTGTTCTATCATTAGAAATTACAGAAAAATATGCTACAGTAGATATGGGTGCTATAAATTTTGTTATTAAAGGTGCAGATATTATGTCACCCGGTATTGTTGATGCAGATAAAACAATAGTTGCTGGTGAAACTATAGTTATTATTGAAGAAACACATAAAAAACCAATTGCTATTGGAACTAGTTTAATTTCTGGTGAAGAAATGATTGAAAATAGTAAAGGTAAAGCTATTGAAAATTTACATTATGTTGGAGATACTATTTGGGACTTAAAAATATAG
- the arfB gene encoding 2-amino-5-formylamino-6-ribosylaminopyrimidin-4(3H)-one 5'-monophosphate deformylase — MSSNNIKLKYDSGNILSKDVHSIGIIALGSHRENHGAALPIDTDSKIAANVALNVATKTGATFLGIFYGATEYDYIKHGHHLKKDDLVNKQIIPQLINIKKQLNIKSVIIVNGHGGNNLIIEDIDKISKKTELKIIFNNSIIESEGPHACTGELSMGAVLGITDMTSLKEHENFIKHPEVGMVGLKEARDNEPIINKEALTIEKEGFEVNMILGQDMLENAQKEIINEVKKLL; from the coding sequence ATGTCTTCAAATAATATTAAATTAAAATATGATTCAGGAAATATATTATCTAAAGATGTACATAGTATAGGAATCATTGCATTAGGTTCACATAGAGAAAATCATGGTGCTGCTCTTCCTATTGATACTGATTCAAAGATAGCTGCAAATGTTGCATTAAATGTAGCTACTAAGACTGGTGCCACTTTTCTAGGTATTTTTTATGGAGCTACTGAATATGATTATATTAAACATGGCCATCATTTAAAAAAAGATGATCTTGTAAATAAACAAATAATACCACAACTAATTAATATAAAAAAGCAATTAAATATTAAGTCTGTAATTATAGTAAATGGACATGGTGGTAACAATCTTATTATAGAGGATATTGATAAAATATCCAAAAAAACAGAACTAAAAATTATATTCAACAATTCAATTATTGAAAGTGAAGGTCCTCATGCATGTACTGGTGAATTATCAATGGGTGCTGTGTTAGGTATTACTGATATGACTTCTCTTAAAGAACATGAAAATTTTATTAAACACCCTGAAGTTGGAATGGTTGGCCTAAAAGAAGCAAGAGATAATGAGCCAATAATAAATAAAGAAGCCCTAACTATTGAAAAAGAAGGTTTTGAAGTTAACATGATACTTGGACAAGATATGCTAGAAAATGCTCAAAAAGAAATAATTAATGAGGTTAAAAAATTATTATAA
- a CDS encoding DUF5814 domain-containing protein, which yields MIILRRNKKIIELYPIGSAKGALNNQRKPLFYSYFKLHEDNGKIRPQRFIIKQDNVETLKSPKDVIRTLRKQNVLLATEDEEIESMLNSLNIPYKLTNICRHCTFEGNITILKKSASYKLYGEYICKHCAEKEIKHVMHLKGYSDVSYPSFRKLLKKTHDLEKILQIFDPHFNPIKHDNLTIYDKINVKKAKYPKISVKKLNIPKSFKNILAKKVKYLLPVQILALKAGLLKNENLLIVSATASGKTLVGELAGIPKALNHKKLIYLTPLVALANQKYRDFKKQYKPLGLNVAIKVGSNRVKAKGELTIANKSVKNVDIIVATYEGLDFILRSGNYNELKNIGTVVIDEIHMLDEQERGPRLNGLVQRLMTIFPKAQLIGLSATVKNSKQVANDFKMKLVEYKERPVPLERHLIFAKSEYEKKDLLARLSKKEFDSKSSKGYKGQTIVFTNSRRKTHQIAQQISKKGLTTAAYHAGLSYSKKLKIEKEFANQQISTVVTTAALAAGVDFPASQVLFETLRMGNKWLTNNEFSQMLGRAGRPSFHDIGRVYLLPELGKEYNGDSEEQVAIELLDSDVDNINVEYSEDDVYEQVLADISAIRNANTQNLKDKYDKLETPILFDEVMDVLYDKKLIKNINGKKNMYMATKYGRAVSLSFLKIYKAEYIKKHLKQDPLVTVEKLEPFDSAYLSSRLINRLSSALKTNVSSRLFADSTRDIITTGDVIAKIDPQYTDKLISLQIDFLSCNCQEKPFCNCLEVNISDKIIRQRLHGWDPNHISKYFMTNYDVHIYPGDIFSWLDQVIRTLEAISRISLAFNNKNLSNNCRNLIKKIEGRN from the coding sequence ATGATAATACTAAGACGTAATAAAAAAATAATTGAATTATATCCTATAGGTTCAGCAAAGGGTGCCCTTAATAATCAACGAAAACCATTATTTTATAGTTATTTTAAGTTACATGAAGACAATGGCAAAATAAGACCTCAACGATTTATTATAAAACAAGATAATGTTGAAACATTAAAATCACCAAAGGATGTTATTAGAACATTAAGAAAACAGAATGTACTACTTGCTACTGAAGATGAAGAAATAGAATCAATGTTAAATTCACTTAATATTCCATATAAACTAACAAATATATGTAGACATTGTACATTTGAAGGTAACATAACAATACTAAAAAAATCAGCTTCATACAAATTATATGGGGAATATATTTGTAAACATTGTGCTGAAAAGGAAATTAAACATGTGATGCATTTAAAAGGATATTCTGATGTGTCATATCCAAGTTTTAGGAAATTACTTAAGAAGACACATGATTTAGAAAAAATTTTACAGATTTTTGATCCTCATTTTAATCCTATTAAACATGATAATTTAACAATTTATGATAAAATCAATGTAAAAAAAGCAAAATATCCAAAGATAAGTGTTAAAAAATTAAATATTCCAAAATCATTTAAAAATATTCTTGCTAAAAAAGTAAAATATTTATTACCTGTACAAATATTAGCTCTTAAAGCAGGACTTCTTAAGAATGAAAATTTACTCATAGTATCTGCAACTGCTTCAGGAAAAACATTGGTTGGAGAATTAGCAGGAATTCCAAAGGCATTGAATCACAAAAAATTAATATATCTAACACCTCTTGTAGCATTAGCTAACCAAAAATATAGGGATTTTAAAAAACAATACAAACCATTAGGGTTAAATGTTGCAATTAAAGTAGGTTCTAATCGTGTGAAAGCTAAAGGAGAACTTACAATAGCAAATAAATCTGTGAAAAATGTAGATATAATCGTTGCAACATATGAAGGATTAGATTTTATTTTACGTTCTGGAAATTATAATGAACTAAAAAATATTGGCACTGTTGTTATTGATGAAATTCACATGCTTGATGAACAAGAAAGAGGTCCAAGACTAAATGGCTTAGTTCAAAGATTAATGACAATCTTTCCTAAAGCACAGTTAATAGGATTATCAGCAACAGTTAAAAATTCGAAACAAGTAGCAAATGATTTTAAAATGAAACTTGTTGAATATAAGGAAAGACCAGTTCCATTGGAACGTCATTTGATCTTTGCAAAAAGTGAATATGAGAAAAAAGATCTACTTGCCAGATTATCTAAGAAGGAATTTGATTCAAAATCATCTAAGGGTTATAAGGGTCAAACAATAGTCTTTACAAATTCACGACGTAAAACACACCAAATTGCACAACAAATATCAAAAAAAGGACTTACAACAGCAGCATACCATGCAGGTCTTTCCTATTCTAAAAAATTAAAGATAGAAAAGGAATTTGCAAATCAACAAATATCAACCGTTGTAACTACAGCAGCATTAGCTGCAGGGGTGGATTTTCCAGCTTCGCAGGTCTTGTTTGAAACACTTAGAATGGGAAATAAATGGTTAACAAACAATGAATTTTCACAGATGTTGGGTCGTGCTGGAAGACCATCATTTCATGATATTGGTAGGGTATATTTACTTCCAGAACTTGGAAAGGAATATAATGGAGATTCAGAAGAACAAGTTGCAATTGAATTATTAGATAGTGATGTGGATAATATAAATGTGGAGTATAGTGAAGATGATGTTTATGAACAGGTACTTGCAGATATTAGTGCAATAAGAAATGCAAATACACAAAATCTCAAAGATAAATATGATAAACTAGAAACACCTATACTTTTTGATGAAGTTATGGATGTATTGTATGATAAGAAATTAATTAAAAATATTAATGGTAAAAAAAATATGTATATGGCTACAAAGTATGGAAGAGCAGTATCTTTATCCTTTTTAAAAATATATAAGGCAGAATATATTAAAAAACATTTAAAACAAGATCCACTCGTAACTGTTGAAAAATTAGAACCATTTGACAGTGCATATCTTAGTAGTCGATTGATTAACAGACTTTCATCTGCTTTAAAAACAAATGTAAGTTCAAGACTATTTGCAGATTCAACAAGAGATATTATAACAACGGGGGATGTTATTGCAAAAATAGATCCACAATATACAGATAAGTTAATTTCACTACAAATTGACTTTTTATCATGTAATTGTCAAGAAAAACCTTTTTGTAATTGTCTGGAAGTAAATATTTCTGATAAGATAATAAGACAAAGATTACATGGGTGGGATCCAAATCATATTAGTAAGTATTTCATGACAAATTATGATGTACATATCTATCCTGGAGATATTTTCAGTTGGCTTGATCAGGTAATTAGAACATTAGAAGCAATATCTAGAATAAGTCTTGCATTTAATAATAAGAATTTAAGTAATAATTGTAGGAATTTAATTAAAAAAATAGAGGGAAGAAATTAG